One region of Pagrus major chromosome 7, Pma_NU_1.0 genomic DNA includes:
- the LOC140999167 gene encoding complement C1q-like protein 2, translated as QVQGAKLRVLELQKTEVDKLKQQLKAQTAELIFIKARTNVTENQVEALKRDGEAQTAELISIKARTNVTENQVEALKRDGEVKQVAFSASLLASGSGTVGPFNTHTPLVFRHVVTNIGNAYNPNTGFFIAPVRGAYHFEFYIFGWGHASHPSAAALVKNGQHIFMAYEHQPSGGAKSSNGVTLLLEVGDVVFMRHWANTRIYDSESRHTTFSGHLLFTM; from the exons caaGTGCAAGGAGCTAAACTGAGAGTACTGGAGTTACAGAAGACTGAGGTTGACAAGTTGAAGCAACaacttaaag cacaaacagcagagctGATCTTCATTAAAGCCAGGACTAATGTCACAGAAAACCAGGTGGAGGCTctaaagagagatggagaag cacaaacagcagagctGATCTCCATTAAAGCCAGGACTAATGTCACAGAAAACCAGGTGGAGGCTctaaagagagatggagaag tCAAACAGGTGGCTTTCTCAGCTTCACTGCTGGCTTCAGGCTCTGGAACTGTTGGaccatttaacacacacactcctctggtGTTCAGACACGTTGTGACAAACATAGGAAATGCCTACAACCCAAACACAG GTTTTTTCATTGCACCAGTGAGAGGAGCCTACCACTTTGAGTTCTACATATTTGGATGGGGACATGCTTCACATCCTTCAGCTGCTGCGTTGGTCAAGAATGGACAACATATTTTTATGGCATATGAACATCAGCCGTCTGGTGGAGCGAAATCTTCTAATGGCGTCACGTTGCTTCTAGAGGTTGGAGATGTTGTGTTTATGCGTCACTGGGCCAACACAAGGATATATGACAGTGAAAGTCGCCATACCACCTTCAGTGGCCATCTGCTTTTCACCATGTGA